In Marinimicrobium koreense, the following are encoded in one genomic region:
- the folP gene encoding dihydropteroate synthase has protein sequence MRFGAHSLDLSRPCLMGVLNTTPDSFSDGGSYYQAGHLSLDLARRRAQQMLDEGAEIIDIGGESTRPGSTPVSEQEELDRVIPVVEAVAGELGALVSVDTSNPAVIRESARAGAGLINDVRALQREGALAAAANTGLPVCLMHMQGTPETMQERPQYQDPVEEVKDFLLQRVSACKAAGIGAERILLDPGFGFGKTLEHNLALLRRLGEFDALGYPVLVGMSRKSMLGHLLGREVGERLPGSLALAMAAAQRGACIIRVHDVAPTHDVLAVLAALSTDASAADSPSTH, from the coding sequence ATGCGTTTTGGCGCCCACAGTCTGGACCTATCCCGACCCTGTCTGATGGGGGTTCTCAATACCACGCCGGACTCTTTCTCTGATGGTGGAAGTTACTATCAGGCGGGCCACCTGTCTCTGGACCTGGCCCGGCGGCGGGCCCAGCAGATGCTGGATGAAGGCGCCGAGATCATCGACATAGGTGGGGAGTCGACCCGCCCAGGGTCAACGCCGGTGAGTGAACAGGAAGAGCTGGACCGGGTGATCCCGGTCGTGGAAGCGGTGGCCGGTGAACTGGGCGCCCTGGTGTCGGTCGATACCAGTAACCCAGCGGTCATTCGTGAATCGGCCCGAGCGGGTGCCGGGCTGATCAATGATGTGCGTGCATTGCAGCGCGAGGGTGCTCTGGCCGCCGCCGCCAACACCGGGCTACCGGTGTGCCTGATGCATATGCAGGGCACTCCCGAGACCATGCAGGAGCGCCCCCAATACCAGGACCCGGTGGAAGAGGTTAAAGACTTTCTCCTCCAGCGGGTGTCCGCCTGCAAGGCTGCCGGGATCGGCGCCGAGCGGATTCTGCTCGATCCTGGGTTTGGCTTTGGAAAAACCCTGGAGCACAACCTGGCCCTGCTGCGTCGCCTGGGTGAATTTGACGCCTTGGGGTACCCGGTGTTGGTGGGCATGTCCCGTAAGTCCATGCTGGGGCACCTCCTGGGGCGCGAGGTCGGTGAGCGCTTACCCGGCAGCCTGGCTTTGGCGATGGCCGCCGCTCAGCGCGGTGCCTGTATTATCCGGGTGCACGATGTGGCGCCCACTCATGATGTTTTGGCAGTCCTGGCGGCGCTTTCGACCGATGCGTCAGCCGCCGACTCGCCGTCTACCCATTAA
- the ftsH gene encoding ATP-dependent zinc metalloprotease FtsH, translated as MTKNLILWLIIAAVLFTVFQGFNQPASSETLSYSDFVRSVKSEQVREVTLQGLKVQGTYSDGSTFQTTLPQIGDPKLMDDLLNSNVTVRNKEPERPSLWHQLLVASFPILIIIAVFLFFMRQMQGGMGGGKGGPMSFGKSKAKLLGEDQVKTTFSDVAGVDEAKEEVSELVEYLRDPSKFQRLGGQIPRGVLMAGPPGTGKTLLAKAIAGEAKVPFFSISGSDFVEMFVGVGASRVRDMFDQAKKQAPCIIFIDEIDAVGRHRGGGHGGGHDEREQTLNQLLVEMDGFEGNEGVIVIAATNRPDVLDKALLRPGRFDRQVVVGLPDIRGREQILKVHMRKVPIDERVEANVIARGTPGFSGADLANLVNEAALFAARGNKRLVTMEEFEKARDKIMMGAERRSMVMSEKEKENTAYHEAGHAIVGKIVPEHDPIHKVTIIPRGRALGVTQFLPEGDKYSMSRRAIESSICTLFGGRIAEDMTLGAEGITTGASNDIERATELARNMVTKWGLSEKLGPLHYGEDEGMMPGTGSANYSGETSKMIDQEVRRIIDECYKRAEQILHDNRDILEAMKDALMEYETIDSEQVDDLMARRKVRPPRDWHDDDFNGHLKGKGGEADGKSDGKGAEGEGKDKPIGGPAEDH; from the coding sequence ATGACCAAAAATCTCATCCTGTGGCTGATCATCGCCGCCGTGCTGTTCACGGTGTTCCAGGGATTCAATCAGCCCGCCAGTAGCGAGACCCTCAGCTACTCGGACTTCGTGCGCTCGGTCAAGAGCGAGCAGGTCCGGGAAGTCACCCTGCAGGGCCTGAAGGTCCAGGGCACCTATTCTGACGGCAGCACCTTCCAGACCACGCTGCCCCAGATTGGCGACCCCAAACTGATGGACGACCTGCTGAACTCCAACGTGACGGTGCGTAACAAGGAGCCGGAGCGCCCCAGCCTGTGGCATCAGCTGTTAGTGGCCAGTTTCCCGATTCTGATCATCATTGCCGTATTCCTGTTCTTCATGCGCCAGATGCAAGGGGGCATGGGGGGCGGCAAAGGCGGCCCCATGAGCTTTGGCAAAAGTAAAGCCAAACTGCTCGGCGAAGACCAGGTCAAAACCACCTTTTCCGATGTGGCCGGGGTGGATGAGGCCAAAGAAGAGGTCAGCGAGCTGGTGGAATACCTGCGCGATCCCTCCAAATTCCAGCGCCTGGGTGGCCAGATCCCCCGGGGTGTACTGATGGCGGGCCCGCCCGGTACCGGTAAGACGCTGCTGGCCAAGGCCATTGCTGGTGAGGCAAAAGTGCCTTTCTTCTCCATTTCCGGTTCGGATTTCGTCGAAATGTTCGTCGGTGTGGGGGCGTCTCGTGTCCGGGACATGTTCGACCAGGCCAAGAAGCAGGCGCCTTGCATCATCTTTATCGATGAGATTGATGCCGTGGGCCGTCATCGTGGCGGTGGCCACGGCGGTGGTCACGACGAGCGCGAACAGACCCTGAACCAGTTGCTGGTGGAAATGGACGGTTTTGAAGGTAATGAAGGTGTGATCGTCATCGCCGCCACCAACCGTCCGGACGTGCTCGACAAGGCACTTCTGCGCCCGGGACGTTTCGACCGTCAGGTGGTCGTCGGCCTGCCGGACATCCGCGGCCGCGAGCAGATCCTGAAAGTGCATATGCGCAAAGTCCCCATTGATGAGCGTGTCGAGGCCAATGTGATCGCCCGAGGCACCCCCGGTTTCTCCGGCGCGGACCTGGCCAACCTGGTGAACGAGGCGGCCCTGTTCGCGGCCCGTGGCAATAAGCGCCTGGTGACCATGGAGGAGTTCGAGAAAGCGCGTGACAAGATCATGATGGGCGCCGAGCGTCGCTCCATGGTGATGAGCGAGAAAGAAAAGGAAAACACCGCCTACCACGAAGCGGGCCATGCCATTGTGGGCAAGATCGTGCCCGAGCACGATCCCATCCACAAAGTGACCATCATTCCCCGTGGCCGGGCCCTGGGTGTCACCCAGTTCCTGCCCGAGGGAGACAAGTACAGCATGAGCCGCCGGGCCATTGAGTCCAGCATCTGCACCCTGTTTGGTGGCCGGATTGCCGAAGATATGACTCTGGGCGCCGAAGGCATCACCACCGGCGCGTCCAACGATATTGAGCGGGCCACCGAGCTGGCACGCAATATGGTGACCAAGTGGGGTCTGTCGGAAAAGCTCGGTCCTCTGCACTACGGTGAGGACGAAGGCATGATGCCGGGCACCGGCTCGGCCAACTACTCCGGCGAAACCTCCAAGATGATTGACCAGGAAGTCCGCCGGATCATTGATGAGTGCTACAAGCGCGCCGAGCAGATTCTGCATGACAACCGGGATATCCTGGAGGCGATGAAAGACGCGCTGATGGAGTATGAGACCATCGACTCCGAGCAGGTCGACGACCTGATGGCTCGCCGCAAGGTGCGTCCGCCGCGCGACTGGCACGACGACGATTTCAATGGCCACCTCAAAGGCAAGGGCGGCGAAGCCGATGGCAAGTCAGACGGCAAAGGCGCCGAGGGTGAAGGCAAAGACAAGCCCATCGGTGGTCCCGCCGAAGACCACTGA
- the rlmE gene encoding 23S rRNA (uridine(2552)-2'-O)-methyltransferase RlmE — translation MARSKSSNRWLDEHFSDPYVKQSQKDGYRSRASYKLIELDKKDKLIKPGMSVVDLGSAPGGWSQVAADRVGDKGMVLASDILPMDSIAGVEFIQGDFTEEAVLEQLLAALSGQKADLVISDMAPNMSGMNAVDQPAAIYLVELALDMARQVLKPGGHFVAKVFHGEGFDPLLQDTRDAFTKVAVRKPDASRARSREVYLVARGFKG, via the coding sequence ATGGCCAGATCCAAAAGCAGCAACCGTTGGCTGGACGAGCACTTCAGCGACCCTTACGTCAAACAGTCCCAGAAGGACGGCTATCGCTCCCGCGCCAGCTATAAGCTGATCGAGCTGGACAAGAAGGACAAACTGATCAAGCCCGGGATGAGCGTGGTCGACCTGGGGTCGGCGCCGGGTGGTTGGTCTCAGGTGGCCGCCGATCGGGTGGGCGACAAGGGCATGGTGCTGGCGTCGGACATTCTGCCCATGGACAGCATTGCCGGGGTCGAGTTTATCCAGGGTGACTTTACCGAGGAAGCGGTGCTGGAGCAGCTGCTGGCCGCGCTCAGTGGGCAGAAGGCGGACCTTGTAATCTCCGATATGGCCCCCAACATGAGTGGTATGAATGCCGTTGACCAGCCCGCCGCCATCTATCTGGTGGAGCTGGCACTGGATATGGCCCGGCAGGTGTTGAAACCTGGCGGGCATTTTGTTGCCAAAGTGTTCCACGGCGAGGGCTTTGACCCCCTGCTGCAGGACACGCGCGACGCCTTTACCAAGGTGGCAGTGCGCAAACCCGACGCCTCCCGGGCCCGCTCCCGGGAAGTGTATCTGGTCGCCCGGGGCTTCAAAGGTTGA
- a CDS encoding YhbY family RNA-binding protein — MPLSADRKKQFRALGHNLKPIVTLGDNGLSDGVRAELNRALDDHELIKVKIAVAERDDRKVLLDELAAMPGVELVQQVGKMALLYRANPKPNPKLSNLLR; from the coding sequence ATGCCGCTAAGCGCCGACCGCAAGAAACAATTCCGTGCCCTGGGGCACAACCTGAAGCCAATTGTCACCCTGGGCGACAACGGCCTGAGCGACGGGGTCCGCGCCGAGCTGAACCGGGCGTTGGATGATCATGAGCTGATCAAGGTCAAGATTGCCGTGGCCGAGCGGGACGACCGCAAGGTGCTCCTCGATGAGCTGGCGGCCATGCCCGGTGTGGAGCTGGTTCAGCAGGTGGGCAAGATGGCGTTGTTGTACCGGGCCAATCCGAAGCCGAATCCGAAATTGTCGAATTTATTGCGGTGA
- the greA gene encoding transcription elongation factor GreA — protein sequence MSKVPMTVEGAEALREELHDLKKVQRPRISQAIAEAREHGDLKENAEYHAAREQQSFCEGRIQEIEGKLANAQVIDVKTIPPSGKVIFGTTVTIINCETEQEVTYRIVGDDEADVKANKISINSPIARALIGKEEGDVVEVKTPGGEVEYEIDKVEHI from the coding sequence ATGAGCAAGGTACCCATGACAGTGGAAGGCGCAGAAGCTCTGCGCGAAGAGTTACACGACCTGAAGAAAGTCCAGCGCCCGCGCATCAGCCAGGCGATTGCCGAGGCGCGCGAGCACGGTGACCTGAAAGAGAACGCCGAGTACCACGCCGCGCGGGAGCAGCAGAGCTTCTGCGAAGGCCGGATTCAGGAAATCGAAGGCAAGTTGGCCAATGCCCAGGTCATTGACGTCAAGACGATTCCGCCCAGCGGCAAGGTGATTTTCGGCACGACTGTGACCATCATCAACTGCGAGACCGAGCAGGAAGTAACCTATCGAATCGTGGGCGATGACGAAGCGGATGTGAAAGCCAACAAGATCTCCATCAATTCACCCATCGCCCGGGCCTTGATCGGCAAGGAAGAGGGGGATGTGGTCGAGGTGAAAACCCCCGGCGGTGAAGTCGAGTACGAAATCGACAAGGTGGAGCATATTTAA
- the carB gene encoding carbamoyl-phosphate synthase large subunit codes for MPKRTDINSILILGAGPIVIGQACEFDYSGAQACKALREEGYRVILVNSNPATIMTDPAMADATYIEPIEWRTVEQIIEKEKPDVVLPTMGGQTALNCALDLAKHGVLEKYGVELIGANEDAINMAEDRDLFDQAMKRIGLECARAKIVHSMDEALEVPKEFGFPCIIRPSFTMGGSGGGIAYNWEEFEEICTRGLDLSPVNELLIDESLLGWKEYEMEVVRDKSDNCIIVCSIENFDPMGVHTGDSITVAPAQTLTDKEYQIMRNASLAVLREIGVETGGSNVQFAVNPDDGRMVVIEMNPRVSRSSALASKATGFPIAKIAAKLAVGYTLDELQNEITGGATPASFEPTIDYVVTKIPRFTFEKFGDADARLTTQMKSVGEVMAIGRTFQESLQKALRGLEVGSAGFESKVDLKDNDTPARLRRELNTPGAERIWYLGDAFRLGMSVEEAFEASKIDPWFLVQVKDLIDSEQALEGKTVQNLNAELLFRLKRKGFSDKRLAKLLGTSEQAVRQHRHQLNIRPAFKRVDTCAAEFATSTAYMYSTYEDECEANPSDKDKILVIGGGPNRIGQGIEFDYCCVHAAFAMRDEGYETIMVNCNPETVSTDYDTSDRLFFEPVTLEDVLEIVHKEKPKGVIVQFGGQTPLKLARALEAEGVPIIGTTPDAIDRAEDRERFQQMINKLNLKQPPNAIVRSFEEALQAAKEVGYPLVVRPSYVLGGRAMEIVYKEDELRGYMNTAVEVSEDAPVLLDHFLSAAIEVDVDAVCDGEQVVIGGIMQHIEQCGVHSGDSACSLPPYSLPKDVQNLMREQIKAMALELGVVGLMNTQLAYQDGEIYVIEVNPRASRTVPFVSKCIGVSLAKVAARCQAGISLKEQGFTQEIVPDYYSVKEAVFPFNKFPAVDPILGPEMKSTGEVMGVGDTFGEAFAKAQLGAGSKLPTTGTAFISVRDVDKPGVVVVGKELNSLGFKLVATRGTAAVLKEAGLEVDVVNKVAEGRPHIVDMIKNSQINLIVNTTEGRQATRDSASIRRSAENHRVYYTTTLAAGEAVCMALRFGQFTQVRRLQELHGRIGA; via the coding sequence ATGCCAAAACGTACCGACATCAACAGCATTCTGATCCTGGGCGCGGGCCCGATCGTCATCGGCCAGGCCTGTGAGTTTGACTACTCCGGCGCCCAGGCCTGTAAGGCCCTGCGCGAAGAGGGTTACCGGGTGATCCTGGTGAACTCCAACCCGGCCACCATCATGACCGACCCGGCCATGGCGGATGCCACTTACATCGAGCCCATCGAATGGCGCACGGTGGAACAGATCATCGAGAAAGAAAAGCCGGATGTGGTGCTGCCCACCATGGGTGGCCAGACCGCGCTCAACTGTGCCCTGGATCTGGCCAAGCACGGCGTGCTGGAAAAGTACGGCGTCGAGCTGATCGGCGCCAACGAAGACGCCATCAACATGGCGGAAGACCGGGATCTGTTTGATCAGGCCATGAAGCGCATCGGTCTGGAGTGCGCCCGCGCCAAGATCGTCCACTCCATGGATGAAGCCCTGGAAGTGCCCAAAGAGTTCGGTTTCCCCTGCATCATCCGTCCGTCTTTCACCATGGGTGGCTCCGGTGGTGGTATCGCGTACAACTGGGAAGAGTTTGAGGAAATCTGTACTCGCGGCCTGGACCTCTCGCCGGTCAATGAGCTGCTGATCGATGAATCCCTGCTCGGCTGGAAAGAGTACGAGATGGAGGTGGTTCGGGACAAAAGCGACAACTGCATCATTGTCTGTTCCATCGAAAACTTTGACCCCATGGGTGTGCACACCGGTGACTCCATCACCGTGGCCCCGGCTCAGACCCTGACCGACAAGGAATATCAGATCATGCGTAACGCCTCCCTGGCGGTGTTGCGTGAGATCGGGGTGGAAACCGGCGGCTCCAATGTGCAGTTCGCGGTCAATCCGGACGATGGCCGGATGGTGGTGATCGAGATGAACCCCCGGGTATCCCGATCTTCCGCGCTGGCCTCCAAGGCGACCGGTTTTCCGATTGCCAAGATCGCGGCGAAGCTGGCGGTGGGTTACACCCTGGATGAACTGCAGAATGAAATTACCGGCGGTGCTACTCCGGCCTCGTTCGAGCCGACCATCGATTACGTGGTCACCAAAATTCCGCGTTTCACCTTTGAGAAGTTCGGCGACGCCGATGCCCGTCTGACCACCCAGATGAAATCCGTGGGGGAGGTGATGGCCATTGGCCGGACCTTCCAAGAATCCCTGCAGAAAGCCCTGCGCGGTCTGGAAGTGGGCTCGGCCGGCTTCGAATCCAAGGTGGACCTGAAGGATAACGATACCCCGGCGCGTCTGCGTCGTGAGCTGAACACCCCCGGGGCCGAACGCATCTGGTATCTCGGCGATGCCTTCCGTCTGGGAATGAGTGTCGAGGAAGCCTTCGAGGCGTCGAAAATTGATCCCTGGTTCCTGGTCCAGGTGAAAGACCTGATCGACAGTGAACAGGCGCTGGAAGGAAAAACCGTACAGAACCTGAACGCCGAGCTGCTGTTCCGCCTCAAGCGCAAAGGGTTCTCGGACAAGCGACTGGCCAAGCTGCTCGGCACCAGCGAGCAGGCGGTGCGTCAGCATCGTCACCAGTTGAACATCCGTCCGGCGTTCAAGCGGGTAGATACCTGTGCCGCCGAGTTCGCCACCTCCACCGCTTACATGTACTCCACGTACGAAGATGAGTGCGAGGCCAACCCGAGCGACAAGGACAAGATTCTGGTGATCGGTGGCGGCCCCAACCGTATCGGCCAGGGCATCGAATTCGATTACTGCTGTGTGCACGCCGCCTTCGCCATGCGCGATGAGGGCTACGAGACCATCATGGTCAACTGTAACCCGGAAACCGTGTCCACCGATTATGACACCTCCGATCGCCTGTTCTTCGAGCCGGTGACCCTGGAAGACGTGCTGGAAATCGTGCACAAAGAAAAACCCAAGGGCGTGATTGTGCAGTTCGGTGGCCAGACGCCGCTGAAACTTGCCCGCGCTCTGGAAGCTGAAGGTGTGCCGATTATCGGTACCACTCCGGATGCGATTGACCGCGCGGAAGACCGTGAGCGCTTCCAGCAGATGATCAACAAGCTGAATCTGAAGCAGCCGCCCAACGCCATCGTGCGCTCCTTCGAAGAGGCGCTGCAGGCCGCCAAAGAAGTGGGCTACCCACTGGTGGTGCGTCCCTCTTACGTGCTCGGTGGACGGGCGATGGAAATCGTCTATAAGGAAGATGAGCTGCGCGGCTACATGAATACCGCGGTAGAGGTTTCCGAAGATGCGCCGGTACTGCTGGATCACTTCCTGAGTGCCGCGATTGAAGTGGATGTGGATGCGGTCTGCGATGGTGAGCAGGTGGTCATCGGCGGGATCATGCAGCACATCGAGCAGTGTGGCGTTCACTCCGGTGATTCGGCCTGCTCCTTGCCGCCTTACTCGCTGCCGAAAGACGTACAGAACCTGATGCGTGAGCAGATCAAGGCCATGGCGTTGGAGCTGGGCGTCGTGGGCCTGATGAACACCCAGTTGGCCTATCAGGACGGCGAAATTTATGTGATCGAGGTGAACCCGCGGGCCTCGCGCACCGTGCCGTTTGTGTCCAAGTGCATTGGCGTGTCCCTGGCCAAGGTGGCGGCGCGCTGTCAGGCCGGTATCAGCCTGAAAGAGCAGGGTTTCACCCAGGAAATCGTGCCGGATTACTACAGCGTGAAAGAAGCGGTGTTCCCGTTCAACAAATTCCCGGCGGTGGACCCGATCCTCGGGCCGGAAATGAAATCCACCGGTGAAGTGATGGGGGTGGGCGACACCTTCGGTGAGGCCTTTGCCAAGGCTCAGCTCGGTGCCGGCAGCAAGCTGCCCACCACGGGCACGGCGTTCATCAGCGTACGCGATGTCGACAAGCCCGGTGTGGTTGTGGTCGGTAAGGAGCTGAACAGCCTCGGTTTCAAACTGGTGGCCACTCGTGGCACGGCCGCGGTGTTGAAGGAGGCCGGGCTCGAAGTGGACGTTGTCAACAAAGTGGCCGAGGGTCGCCCGCATATTGTGGACATGATCAAGAACAGTCAGATCAACCTGATTGTGAACACCACTGAAGGGCGGCAGGCGACCCGCGACTCGGCCTCGATTCGTCGCAGTGCGGAAAATCATCGGGTGTACTACACCACCACCCTGGCCGCTGGCGAGGCGGTGTGTATGGCACTGCGGTTTGGTCAATTTACACAAGTGCGGCGCCTGCAGGAGCTGCACGGGAGGATCGGTGCATGA